Part of the Candoia aspera isolate rCanAsp1 chromosome 1, rCanAsp1.hap2, whole genome shotgun sequence genome, ATAGTGGAGAAAAAGATACATATGATGCAAGATGGATACAGGAGATCTTGTTTATTTGAAGAACTTAAAAGTGTTCAGAAGCCCATCTATCCCAGCTTCAGGAAGAAATGTGATCCTTGAGAAAGGAGTAATGTtctggggagagagggagaaggtgCCAGTTTCCCAGGGCAAGTCAGCAATCAGACTGAGAACCTTTACATGGTAGCAGCTATTGGATTCATTTCAGGAAATCAGCACAGTAGCTGCTGAATTTCCTGTTTCTTCCTAGtctctcccccccaaaaacagGGACCTGCTAACAGAAGATGAGTCCTTTGTAGCCAGTATAGCTATAGGATAGTAGCCACGTCCTGAGCACtttattataaatgtatttttagggTTGCATGCTACTAACTGTTGTGAAAGAATTAACATTGCCCTATTGGATCAGACCAAGGATTTATTTAATCCAGCCCTCTGTCAGCAACAAAAGCAAGCCAAAAATCTGGACACCGTTTGATGAGGATAAGACAAATTTCTCTTATAATTTGAGAAAAAGGCCCTCCTCTTCCAGGAATTCCTATAACATATTAAAGCATAGCGTTGCTAGTTTGAAAACTTGTTTCTTGGCAGAGCTTTTCTGGAGTCCAGCTCCATGAAGAAACGCATGCAGAGTGTTCTGGATCGACTGGGAGGCTTCAGTCAGCAAGGTTCCCTCTATAATGTCTTAGGTAAGGCTTTTGACACAGAGAAAGCTGGTAGATATTTTTGCATGAAGCAGGACTATTTGTATCTTGGCCATAATAATTTCTCTATGCGGAAAGGTTGcaacatttggggctttttagtgtAGAAAGAAGGCAAATGAGAGGGGATGTGATTGGGGTGTATAAAACTATGCATGGTGTAGTTAAAATAGACAGGAAGCTactttcccctccccaaaatactaaaatgagAGGTCACCCAATGAGGTTGAATCCTAGAAGAATCAGGatagacaaaaggaaatattaatgtgtaattaaactttggaatttgcaaCTGTGAGATGTGGCCCTGGCTACCAGCTAggatggcttcaaaaaaggggTTGGACATCCCATGGAAGTCCTAAGGATCGATGACTATTAGCCTTGATGACAGCGTGACTActttgaaggccatctgctgggaaattagtgggcttccttgtgtgatgggttggccactgtgagaacagactgctggattagatgggccaggggtccgatcCAGCAGGGTGGTACTGATGTTCTTATGATTCTCAGTGGCCATCCTTATGCAACTTAATTCTGAGTTGCTTCACCATGTAGTTCAATGTATAGTAGTGGTTTTTTAAAGAGCCCAAATTAATAGGTggttattcaattttttttattgaagATGAACATATCTTctaattaaatattgttttaaattctcTTGAAAATCAGGGCATTTAAAGaggatagtatttatttatttacttaatgcaAAACATGTGATATTCTGTTTCTTACTTGGAAAACTCAGATTTGCCAGAGGAGTAATACtctgtattcttttttaaaaagttaaaataacttTGTAGACCCCAGGTCTTTagaaaatagagaataaaatCTTTGTTACTCTGAATGGGGCGACAGAACAAGAGGCGAAGGTTTGGGGAGTTCAAAAtcattgttttgcttttgcacagtatttatttatttattattcaaatttaattaccgcccatctcccccaaaagatattCTCTTTATCTCTCCCACAGAGCTTGTAGAAACTAGACATACTTTCCAAGTATTCAACTCATCACATGCTTTGAATATTTTCAGCATGGAATTCGGGTTACAAAATCTAGAAGGAGGGATGGGGAGGCAGGGGAACTAGCTAACTGCCCAGGCTGAACCACCACCTAACTACCACCATGCCCACCCTCTTTGTTGCAGAGGCTTTTCAGCGGGCCCGTCACCGGATGCAGGAAGCCCGGGAAAGCCTTCCTCAAGATTTGATCCGCACTTCGGCCTCTGCTGGCTCACTATGATGAAAGCATCACTGAGCATCCTGCTATCATCTGAGATGCTctacgccagtgtttctcaaccttggcaacttgaagatgaatgggcttcaactcccagaattccccagccagccagcacgtcttcaagctgccacggttgagaaacattgctctacaCCTTGGTTTCTCACCTCTGCATCTTATGAATGACTCCTGAACCTAGTTGGAGGAGGGCCATGTGGCGCTGGACATAGGTCCTTGGGCTGCAGTTTCTTCAAAGGATGAGACAGAAACctccatttttctcccttttttcacaCACGATCATGAGATTACAAAAATATTCTAAGCCTAAGGAAGGCAacatgttgtattttattttgtgtgcaTGGAAGTGTTTTTGTGCCTATGCgtgtatataatatttatatatacatgtaGGGGTGTGTGTATCTTACTGTTTGTACTCAGTTTATAACAAGGGTCaaggaacaattaaaataatgataatatttCAATATTACTATTTGTAAAGAGAAGATTTTCTTTCTTAGAAAAACAAGCATTTAAAGCACAGTAAGTTGCCccacacagcttttttttttcagtaagctGAATGTGAGATGTGACCCTGGAGTTGCTCCTACTGAAGTGCATCtttgtctcctttccttttctaccCTTTACCCAAAACTTCTGTGCAAACCCAAAATAGAGTTGAATTCAAACTCTCTTTTGGGTTGAGAGTAGCTAGAGACACTGGTTCTATTAGCCTTGGGTTCAATTTCAGGTGATGCTGCCACCTTCTGTGAATCTCCTAATGGCTCACACAAGGATTGGGGTTGTAAAATTGCTGCTACCAGCTTCCTCGGATTCTTGTAGGAAGCAAAATGTTTCCAGGTTGCTTTCCTCACTTGCTGCTAATCCCTTTGCTGTTTGGAATCTCTTCCTTGACTTGGTCCATATGAATGAGCCAAGGGCTCCCCAGCTTTCCAGTGATGTCACAGAGCTCTATGGAGTTTGCTGTTCCATTAACCAAGGTCAATTGGAGCTTGTCTCTTGGACACACTGTTCCTGGCCCATCTCAGTTATCAGCCCCTCCTTCTGACTGCTCTGTCTTTGGGAATGATCAAGGCAAGATCTGAACATTCAACCAAGAACAAAGTGAGCTGGATGGGGGACCCCCACAAGGTCCTTGTCAGGTGGGAGGGAGGTTTATACTGATTTTTCTGGGAAGACATTGCCCTGTCATTTGCCATTTCTGAAACGTCATTCTCTGAGATATGACAGCCTATTCAGACTGATGCTTGGCTTGGTTTATGCCACCTAATTTCAGGTAAAGCTTAATTCCAGGTTGTCAAAATACAGCTGCATACACAATGCTATGCCCAACAAAGAAGCCATAATATTGTTTGCTATGATGTCCTGGTTCAAACATATGCCAAGACAATGCCTGGGGTGCCATAGGGAGTTGTCATGCTCTACAAGAGAAAAATAGTCGCATCTCTGCTATGAGATAGGGAAGTGGGCTAGCGAGGGTAAATGCAGACCACTATCATTGCTCCTTTCACCATTGGACAGAAAACACGAAACAGAAGCAGTATGAACATATGGCTGATGAGGGAGCACCACCAAGCAGAGGTAGGACTTCCACATTATCAGATCaatgtaaataaatgcaataaataataaatatataattatttgtaGCAGGTCATCTAGGGTAAAGGATCCTTCTTGCCTCTGCTTGCTTTTGCCCTTTTTCTAGACAAATAGGCACTCTTCTTGTGCTGCAGctgtataatggtatgtgggaatgaccttgggagacgggggtaagagatgctgcctagggaaggatcAGATTAAAAGTGgggggagcctgcagctgcataacaggtaCAAAAACaaactcagaaaggaccctccctaacttacCAGGCTatactgtaaaaagagatggcgaGAGattagtactttcagacttgcaaggttctgttaatgtagcctaacaataaagtagaattcactcatctggtcatatttcctgtctggtctacctgggagggtgGACAAGCTGtctgccatttttgttttctaacagCTGTGAACCCATTTGTGGTCCAGAAGCATTCTGGAATATAAAGGTGATGTGGGAGGGTAGAGCTTTGTTTTTTGGCATCCtatttttgtttggctttttttgaGGGGGGTTGCCTTTgagacagtgttgactcctggcaactgcctggactagtccctgaagttttcttggcagcattttcaggagcagtttgccattgcctccttcctacggctgagagagagggactggcccaaggtcacccagctggtttcttgcctaaggcaggactagaactcacagtctcccagtttctagcctggtgccttaaccactagaccaattgGCTCTTCACTTTACTTTTCAATTTTCAATTCAATGTTCAAAGTTTCCCTTTAGTTTTCAATTAAagtacatacttttaaaaaatacaaaaaagtccAGTTGGACAAGTATCAAACCACACAAAGCACTTCTGCCATGAAAATGAGGGCATGCTATTGTTGCTCTACATCATTTCCGGTCTTTGCCCAGGACATCTCTGCTCCATCAACCAACTGCTGCAGTTCCCAGAAGAAACAAACCAGGAGGATTTAGTATTTCGTATTATACACGCAGCTCGCAGCCAGCCAACTGTTGTGATGCCAGCACTCATGATGATCCTCCAACAGGATGAGGTATGGAAAATTGCTTTTTGCAACTCTGGATTATGTTCAGTGAGGCCAAGGGTCCATCAAGGCCTATACTGTCTGcagtgtagaccagtgtttctcaaccttgggaaccttaaaatgtatggacttcaactcccagaattccccagccagcatttggctggctggctcgggaattctgggagttgaagtccacacatcttaaggttcccaaggttgagaaacactggtctagactattCAGAAACAGAACTGCCGGGCCAGTAGAAAAGATCCTCCTCCACTCTGCCCTCTTTTTAACATAGAGATGCCAGCTTCTGAACCTGGGGCTTGCCACGTTCAAACTTTCTGTTCTGCCAAGGAAACACAACTTCGTTCTACAACTGCCACAGTATGCAGGGATGGTCTCTCTCCTGCCTGCAGGGCTCTGTCTGGGAGAAGGTGACCATCTACCGCAGCCTTCGGGCTATGCTGGAGCACGGCCTGGAGGTGGAGCCTGCCTGCAGCTTTGTTGTTACAGCCTCCAAACAGCTGAGAGCATCTCTGGTGGTAAGCAGGAATAGTTATAGCTAAAagttcctccctcctgagatttaACATCTGCTTTAACTTCCAACCATCTGAGTAGTGTGGGGCAGTTGTTTGGAGGTAGGAGGTGAAGGCATTGTTTGCTTGTTCAGATGTTCCAGAACTTCtgctaaataattaaaattgGGTTCTTGGACTCAAATGTGACTGAATTAAGCTGACTTTCTACAGTCCATCAGGCAGATGAGGACTTTCTGCAGTTGATGATGCATCTGCTCCCTTTCCTGAAAATGTGGATGCTGGCCGAAGCTGTTTGTTTAGTAAGGGTGATGCTCTTGCCCAATCTCTGCTCTTAAATTTTGGATAAAATCAGGACCCACCCAATCTGCTCCTTTCCCTTTCACTGTTCATCTGCTGCCATCCCAGCAAGTGGCTGAAACTGTTTCAAGTTCATCCTCGGTTATGGAAACTTtgggccagcctttctcaaccttttgaccctggaggaaccctttaaatatttttcaggcctcagggaacccctgaacgttcaggctcaaatataggccagaagttacaaaattattatattcgtttcatgtgtaggcctctatatatgcattcacagtattcttaaactaaaaataatgaaacttacctctttaatgtgaagttgcccgaatttgaaataattttttaaataaattgtgatctcccaaggaatccctaatgacctctcgcagaaccctagggtgccacagaaccctggctgagaaaccctgctttgggctaatcactttccctcagcccaacctatttaaCAAGTTGTTTTGGAGATGGAATGAAAGGGGATCTTCAGTGTATGCTGCTTTGAATAATCTGCCTTATTCTAATACATAATACAGAGTTTTATCTCATTCTTTTTCAACAGGAGGTGCCTCGGGAGCTCCAGGTGGCTGCCAGCAATGCACTGGCTACTTTTGCTCGCCGACATTTCAACATCATCATGACTGAGCTTCAGAAGCACCTCAAGCCCTTTGTCCAGCCTGATGAGTTCACTCTCCTCACTTTGGGCAAGATCACAACCATGAATGGTAGGTTATAGCTCAAAATGGGTGAGAGTGGAAGGCGGCTGCTTCTCTTCCCAGTCCCAACACATCAGGACTCCCAGGATGTCCAGTTCTTGTCTTACAGGGACTTTTAAGAAATTGTACATTGGCCTTGCCCTACATATAGGAATAGCCTACAATATAGAAGTCAAAAGTAGTTCCTGACTGTTCCCAAAGAGCTACTCAACAATCTTTGTTTCTTGACTAATTCCTATTTCAGAGTTGCAGATTTCCAGGATGATCACAGCAACACTTCCCTTTTGACAAGttacctctctttctctcttcttttcctctcaGTGTACAACTATGTCCCCTTCTTTGGCATCACCCTGACCACCATGCAGACAGTCACACGTAAGATTGAGGATACCAGGAGACGCTGGGCCCTCTGTACAGGTGAGGCTTCCTGAGCTGATTCATGTTTTACcagtcgaagagaatatttgtagctcagggttgaactgtgaagtccttggtgctctctgagccttgttgttttcttgcagacgtttcattgcc contains:
- the LOC134488649 gene encoding maestro heat-like repeat-containing protein family member 2A, producing MLLLLYIISGLCPGHLCSINQLLQFPEETNQEDLVFRIIHAARSQPTVVMPALMMILQQDEGSVWEKVTIYRSLRAMLEHGLEVEPACSFVVTASKQLRASLVEVPRELQVAASNALATFARRHFNIIMTELQKHLKPFVQPDEFTLLTLGKITTMNVYNYVPFFGITLTTMQTVTRKIEDTRRRWALCTGEAS